The following are from one region of the Cytobacillus firmus genome:
- a CDS encoding TOMM precursor leader peptide-binding protein, with protein sequence MSAVVVVVGEGLLADSVCKELPVGFKVIHHLNFDPELPDGTNLFLVLHDTWMPSVHKKAEEVSRSSGIPWLRGFVSFGEGVIGPIVHPSAPGCSQCADTRKLLAGRDREEMWKLQQKFEGNSGLESDAWASRTGLLQMTHLLVSEVQRVLEGSLTDLERRMYLVSLKTMKTSRHLILPDSLCPVCSSLPEDSQEAARITLNPSLKVSSDSYRCRSLEDLDQTLISNYLDPRTGLLNGKMYDFKPPFADVVVNLPLFGGDEGVAGRTHSYKVSELTAILEGLERSCGISPRGKRTAVYDSYRNLEDRAFNPLKAGVHADEQYARQNFPFNKFNPDFPMNWVWGYSFLQERPILVPELLAYYSLGCGNGFVYETSNGCALGGSLEEAIFYGILEVVERDSFLMAWYGQLALPRLDPSSSNDEELQLMIERVRTVAGYDLYLYNATMEHGIPSVWAMAKNRKKKGLNLICAAGAHPDPVRAVKSAVHELAGMMGTMDDDFEANKTNLRQMLKDSSLVRKMDDHGMLYGLPEAEERLAFLLDENRPLRSFSEEFKRGRRHADLTDDLQDLLQALHRQKLDVIVVDQTTPEIKRSGLHCVKVLIPGMLPMTFGHHLTRVTGLERVLEVPKKLGYAKEPLKVEQLNPHPHPFP encoded by the coding sequence GTGAGTGCTGTCGTGGTAGTTGTCGGAGAGGGGCTGCTGGCGGACAGCGTATGCAAAGAACTGCCTGTCGGATTTAAGGTAATCCATCATTTGAATTTCGATCCTGAACTGCCGGATGGAACGAATTTGTTTCTGGTGCTGCACGATACCTGGATGCCTTCAGTCCATAAAAAGGCGGAAGAGGTATCCCGATCATCAGGTATTCCCTGGCTGCGGGGCTTTGTATCATTTGGAGAAGGCGTGATCGGCCCAATCGTTCACCCGTCTGCACCGGGATGCTCTCAGTGTGCGGACACTCGGAAACTCCTGGCAGGGCGTGACCGGGAAGAGATGTGGAAGCTGCAGCAGAAATTCGAAGGGAACAGCGGATTAGAAAGTGACGCCTGGGCATCTCGCACGGGGCTTTTACAGATGACACACCTGCTTGTGTCCGAGGTACAAAGGGTCCTTGAGGGCAGCTTAACGGACTTGGAAAGACGAATGTATCTGGTCAGTCTGAAAACAATGAAAACCTCTCGCCACCTCATTCTGCCGGATTCATTGTGCCCCGTGTGCAGCTCTCTGCCTGAAGATTCACAGGAAGCTGCAAGAATTACCCTTAACCCAAGCTTGAAAGTTAGCTCAGACAGTTACCGCTGCCGCTCATTGGAGGATTTAGATCAAACGCTCATCAGCAATTATCTGGATCCGCGGACTGGTTTACTAAATGGGAAAATGTATGATTTCAAACCGCCTTTTGCAGATGTAGTTGTAAACCTGCCGTTGTTTGGAGGGGATGAAGGCGTGGCAGGCCGCACTCATTCCTATAAGGTGAGCGAGCTGACAGCCATTCTGGAGGGGCTTGAACGTTCCTGCGGCATATCGCCACGTGGAAAGAGGACAGCAGTCTATGACAGTTACCGCAACCTGGAAGACCGGGCTTTTAATCCTCTAAAAGCAGGTGTGCATGCAGATGAACAGTATGCACGGCAGAACTTTCCTTTTAATAAATTTAATCCTGATTTCCCGATGAATTGGGTATGGGGTTATTCGTTTTTGCAGGAGCGCCCGATTTTGGTTCCTGAGCTGCTTGCATATTACAGCTTGGGCTGCGGGAATGGGTTTGTCTATGAAACGTCCAACGGATGCGCACTGGGCGGCAGCCTGGAAGAAGCGATTTTCTACGGTATTTTAGAAGTAGTGGAGCGTGATTCATTCCTGATGGCCTGGTACGGCCAGCTTGCCCTTCCGCGTCTTGATCCCTCTTCCTCCAATGACGAGGAATTGCAGCTGATGATTGAGAGGGTGAGGACAGTGGCGGGATATGATCTCTATCTGTATAACGCGACAATGGAGCATGGGATACCAAGTGTCTGGGCGATGGCGAAGAACAGGAAGAAAAAAGGGCTGAATCTCATTTGTGCGGCCGGAGCTCATCCTGACCCGGTTCGGGCGGTAAAAAGCGCAGTCCATGAGTTAGCTGGAATGATGGGGACAATGGACGATGATTTTGAAGCGAACAAGACGAATTTACGGCAAATGCTTAAGGATTCTTCCCTTGTCAGGAAAATGGATGACCATGGGATGCTTTACGGTTTGCCGGAAGCGGAGGAGCGGCTGGCGTTTTTGCTGGATGAAAACCGTCCGCTGCGATCGTTTTCCGAAGAATTCAAGCGGGGAAGGAGACATGCAGACCTGACAGATGATCTGCAGGACCTTCTTCAGGCCTTGCACAGGCAAAAGCTTGATGTCATAGTGGTGGATCAGACGACACCGGAAATAAAGAGGAGCGGATTGCATTGTGTCAAGGTGCTGATTCCGGGGATGCTGCCCATGACATTTGGACACCACCTGACACGTGTAACAGGACTGGAAAGGGTGCTGGAGGTTCCAAAGAAACTCGGATATGCTAAAGAACCGCTTAAAGTTGAACAGCTTAATCCACATCCCCATCCATTTCCATAA